In the Salvia miltiorrhiza cultivar Shanhuang (shh) chromosome 8, IMPLAD_Smil_shh, whole genome shotgun sequence genome, GGAGAGCGACGCTGTGATGAGCAGATTTCATCAAGTCTACGACAAGATTAACCAGGCGCTCAACGCCATACCTTATGAGAAGCTTGACATCTCAGAAGAGGTTAAAGAGCAGGTACTTCCGCTCCTCTGCAATGAATCTTTCTTGTCACTTTAACTCAAGAAGAAAACACTTGCATATCTAGTAATGTGATCTATATGTATGGTTTTGTTTCAATCTGTGCTTATATACCGACGTCCTCAGGTCGAGCTAATGCATATGCAACTTAAGCGAGCTAAAAGGAGGACAGAAACACAGGATATGGAGCTGGCAATGGACATGATGGTCGTTTTCACTAGAAACGACGAGCGAAATGCAGATGATGCTATAATAGAAAAACTAGCAAAGAAGCTGGAGCTGCATACCGCCGCAGAGCTCAAAGCAGAGAGTGTGGCCGTGAGGAAGCTCGTGAAGGCGAAGGGAAAGAATGCCACTCAGCAAGTTGTGGATCTTCTGGCAAAATTCAAGCAAATTTCTGGAGTTGATGAAAATAGTGTTCTTGATGAGCCTGCATTAGTTAGATGCCTAGAAAAGAGCAAATCTTTGTTAATACCAGTATGTATGTTAATACCAGAAAAGAGCAAATCTTTGTTAATACCAGTCTGAAATCAGTATACTTCCCCACTTTCTCTATCGTCTCCACCATTTCTCCCACTACCTcaagcatgtatttttttaacacTACAAGCAtgtattttctgaaatttccTATGAAATTTGCTAACATCCTTGCACTTTTTAAAGAATTAAGGTTAGAAAGGTAATTCATTCGATGCACATGAGGGAATCTGCTCAAATTTTTAACAAATGTAGACTTTCAAGTGCATATGTGGCAAAATGTTAAGAAGAAAAGTTCATATAGTAATGATGGGGTTTTGTAATTAGGTTTTGTAATTACCCCTAAACTACAGAAACTGAGCTGGCATGTGGCAGATTCAGTCACATTGaaacaattaaaagaaattcttCACCTGGCAAAATCCAGGCGCCATCCGTCAAACCCAATATCATTTTGGAGCCAGTTTAGCCACTCTTTTATGTCTCTCTGTACAAAATCCTGT is a window encoding:
- the LOC130998437 gene encoding U-box domain-containing protein 15-like, encoding MNLVRRLKLLTPLLEEIRELHTSVSADAFNHLVDLNKALLASKKLLKTCNSGSKIFLVLESDAVMSRFHQVYDKINQALNAIPYEKLDISEEVKEQVELMHMQLKRAKRRTETQDMELAMDMMVVFTRNDERNADDAIIEKLAKKLELHTAAELKAESVAVRKLVKAKGKNATQQVVDLLAKFKQISGVDENSVLDEPALVRCLEKSKSLLIPVCMLIPEKSKSLLIPV